Proteins encoded within one genomic window of Suricata suricatta isolate VVHF042 chromosome 17, meerkat_22Aug2017_6uvM2_HiC, whole genome shotgun sequence:
- the SAMD14 gene encoding sterile alpha motif domain-containing protein 14, which yields MASSKLREPADEVFDLDLAVPETVRLDSSLHKARAQLLAKGRRHRPSRSRLRDSASSAEDGEGSDGPGGKVTDGCGSPLHRLRSPLHSGPGSPAGGSFCLEPPGLRRSLDEDEPPPSPLTRYRPLHNANSHEGLAAASCSPPRSAPSSDSSPSFVRRHPRAEPHSEDDSREASPPEPASPTIGLDKKTRRKFLDLGVTLRRASTSKSRKDKGSNRLSMGSRESVEGSGRSGGSPFLPFSWFTDSGKGSASSGSTTSPACSPKHEGFSPKKSASQESTLSDDSTPPSSSPKIPSGPRQETKCSYPYHTLSQSSDEFLDEPLPTVQQWTSQQVGQWLHSLNLEQYAAEFEARQVDGPQLLQLDSSKLKSLGLSNSHDRALVKRKVKELAAAAEKERKAQEKAARQREKLRRREQEAKKS from the exons ATGGCTTCTTCAAAGCTACGAGAACCTGCGGATGAGGTTTTTG ACCTGGACTTGGCGGTACCAGAGACCGTCAGACTGGACAGCAGTTTACACAAGGCCCGAGCCCAGCTACTGGCCAAGGGCCGGAGACACCGGCCCTCTCGCTCCAGGCTTCGGGACAGCGCCAGCTCTGCAGAGGACGGTGAAGGCTCTGATGGGCCCGGAGGCAAG gtgACAGACGGCTGCGGGAGCCCCCTGCACCGGCTGCGCTCGCCTTTGCATTCGGGCCCCGGATCCCCCGCGGGGGGCTCCTTCTGCCTGGAGCCTCCGGGGTTGCGGCGCAGCCTGGACGAAGACGAGCCGCCGCCCTCGCCGCTCACACGCTACCGACCACTGCACAACGCCAACTCGCACGAGGGCCTGGCCGCCGCCTCCTGCTCGCCGCCACGCTCGGCGCCCTCCTCCGACAGCTCGCCCAGCTTCGTGCGCCGCCACCCGCGCGCAGAGCCGCACAGCGAAG ATGACAGCCGGGAGGCCAGCCCACCTGAGCCCGCCAGCCCCACCATCGGCCTGGATAAGAAGACGCGCCGAAAGTTCCTGGACCTGgg gGTCACCTTACGTCGAGCTTCCACTAGCAAGAGCCGGAAGGACAAGGGCAGCAACCGCTTGTCCATGGGCAGCAG GGAGTCAGTGGAAGGGTCCGGCAGGTCAGGGGGCTCCCCGTTCCTGCCCTTTTCCTGGTTCACGGACAGCGGCAAGGGCTCGGCGTCCTCTGGGAGCACCACCTCCCCCGCCTGCTCCCCTAAACACGAGGGCTTCAGCCCTAAGAAGTCAGCTTCTCAG GAATCCACCCTGAGCGATGACTCCACGCCCCCCAGCAGCAGCCCCAAGATCCCAAGCGGTCCCCGGCAGGAGACCAAGTGTTCCTACCCCTACCACACGCTGTCCCAGTCTTCGGATGAG TTCCTGGACGAGCCCCTCCCCACTGTCCAGCAGTGGACCAGTCAGCAGGTGGGCCAGTGGCTGCACAGCCTCAACCTGGAACAGTACGCCGCCGAGTTTGAGGCACGGCAGGTGGACGGGCCCCAGCTCCTGCAGCTGGATAGCAGCAAACTGAAG agcctggggctcaGCAACTCGCATGACCGGGCGCTAGTGAAGCGCAAGGTGAAGGAGCTGGCGGCGGCCGCCGAGAAGGAGCGCAAGGCCCAGGAGAAGGCGGCGCGGCAGCGGGAGAAACTCCGGCGCAGGGAGCAGGAGGCCAAGAAGAGctag